The nucleotide window ATGACAGTGAATGCACCACTGTCGAATATGTAACACAAAACTCGTGAAGCTGGATGCGAGACGGCAGAACCCACACAAAGAAAATTACCACCAAACATTTGAAGATATCCATCAACGTATGCATCAACTGTTGGGAGAGAAATCCGCTTGCGAGAGACAAAAAGATTGGCTTGTTCAGCAGCTCGAGAAATTTCTAGCTTCATTACCTGTCCCAATAGATTTAACAATGGCGAACTCTGAAGGCATTGTACGGTTTTATTTAAAGATACGGACACAAAACCCATGTTCACACTGATACGTGTCAGTATTTGGGGCATTCCGTGTGTCTCCCGCCAGTGTCCAAAACGTTTAAAGCTGCTACGCTAATAACATGGTATCCAAATTAACATTTTATCGCATTGTATACAAGGAAACGCTCTATTTCAAGACAAAACCCAGTAGAAGCATACATTGTGGTCAgatacattaaaaaaataaaataaaataaaaattgtctgAGGGGCAGTAAAAGCACATGTAACCCAAACAAGCCCCTCTACTCTttatacaaatgaaatttttatttcatcatatCATGCAGAAGATTGGTGTCGCAAAGTCCCCAACACATATACATTCTGGCAAGGGATCCAGCTTTTTCAAGGTGATTTACTTCTCGGGTGATAGGGCTGGGGATTGGGAAATGTAGAAACACAAGAGATATAGTTTTCCAGCCAACTCCGGTTTATTGTTTTAATCACACTTTTGGGAAAAGACACTGAGGGGAGGTTCATCTAATTTGTTGCGATTAACAGATGTGAAGACAAGTTTTTTATGTCCGGTGAACACCGTAGAACTATATTTGTTTAGCAAAAGATTTAGGTATGGATCTGAGGAGAGGGCGTCTCTTCCGACCGACACCCTCAAGTGGAGACATTGAACAACGCCCTCTGGCATCACAAGTTTCTTATCAGCGCCTAAAACTATATCTCAAAGAATTAGACATGGATACTCCTCACAGTTGTAGAAGCGCATGCGCTGTAACATTAGCCATGGCAGATACGGATATCAAAAGCCTGGTGCGTCACCTTGGTTGGCGGTCGGAAGAGATGGTCAATTATTATACACAATTGTCAAATATGATGTCAGTCAGGACCCAGCACACAAGTTTGTTGAAGCTGTGAATGAAAATCTAGACACCTTGCAAAGTTATGAACGAGTTTTACGATAGCCTTTGAGCCATAGTATGTGCATATGTGAAGTGTCGATTAATAACCGCTGtataaatattaaagaaagaAGATAAAACAATCTGGCATAGTTTATCTTGATGTCCTGTTTTGATAGGAAAACTTGTTTCATGAATAACTGATGGGTTGTAGCACGCATGTATGCGTGGTGGTTTGGATGAGGAAGAGGAGAGTTATAGGCTAGGGTTGATAGGAATGGGGGTCAAGTAGTGaggggaatatatatatatatatatatatatatatatatatatatatatatatatacggttaATGTGTGAAATGGACGGCCGGAACAATACCTGCATCCCCCAATCCTTAACAATAGGCTATATTCATGAGCGGAGTGATTGGgcttaaatattatattattaaaaGCCCAATCACAGCAGCGATATAATTACGCCAGGTGTCAAGTCccatgaatattcatcaaatggagagaagtataaaagaaagaagaagtacCAAGACATGTGTCATTCCTCGCACAGATATGGGCCAGGCTGCTGCAGGAATGGTATAATAACGTATACGACGACAAGAGCAGTAAAGAAGGTACAAGCAAGAGATAAAGATGTGCTGCCCACCCACCCTTAAGATGGTTTAATCTTTCGCATGGATGTAGCCTCCACAATACCCGCATCCCCAATCCTTAACAATAGGCTATATTCATGAGCGGAGTGATTGGGctttaaaattatattattcATTCAGTGTGTGTAGTAACAAGATGGCAGATGCAGTGACACCATACAGTGTACGCTCTGAGTGAGTGAGATATGCAATCTCTAATTCAAGGCATCCGGCCTAAATTGATGTACTGCCATGAAGATATGTAACTAAAGCAATTCATGCTTCAGTTCGGAACaagtttgtcagtgttttggtaatttatggtCCATAGGAAATCTTCGATGAATCTGTTCCATATAGTGCCATTGACGCCCGTTCATGCTGTGTTGCAACTCATGAAGAAGTGTCATTTAGTCTGGTAAATATAACTGAACTTGATATAACACAGTTGCAGTTTGAACATACCTTCAATTCGAACGCTATGCTGCCGTCATTGACATTGTGAGTCGTTTGGAAAGAGATTAACTTTCtctgttttgtgttgttttgagAAGTTGCCGAACACAAAGAAACGAGTGACTCAGCcatgtgcattatgcaaattagcaaaagtTGAGAAACATCTTCGTCGAGTGTTTCCAGAACACTCTCGCTTGCTGTTGACTTTATTACCTGAGTATATACGTTCGTCCAAGTACTGTATCCTGTAATATTAGTCGCTGATACCGAGAAGTCAGTTTGCTTGTCAGTTCAAAGGAAGATTTCCGTGTATCTGAACACTAAAGCCATAGAGTACCAGCAGTTGGAAGCCTATACGAGTGCAGAAAGCTCCCAGTCCCAGTACAAAATTTAATTATGAAACGTCATGATAGCAGTTTGCTTGTACGTATGCGTTTCATAATTTGGCGCCCAACATGGGGCTGTGTTGCTGTTTTGCTGTGTTGATTTGTCAGCTTTGATTAGTGCAACCACTGTATTGTaatattcatttttgcaatTGCAAGTGGGTGAATGATTTCATGTTGACTTGTGTGGTTAGGGCTCCCACTGTACAGCATTGATTTGATTTGAGTATACCGTAGTGctggttttgttttctttttggagTTATTGAGAACTGTAATTTCAGTCTTTTGCTGACTTTTTGCAGTTTGTagagtaattttttttctttttgggaTTTATTGCACCAAGACTGTGATTGTTATTTCGGTAACATTTCTCGTTGGTGaacatttgtaatttgcattttcttgaattgagtttttgtattaatttacatatttgcaaCCATGGCAACAGGTGGAAGTGTTGATTGTGATGAGAATTGCTCTGCCCTGGTGGATAATATTCCATATGAATGTACTAAAGAACAGATTCATGAGTAGAGTTGGAGAAGTTGTAAATTTCATATTACCTTTCAAttctgaaacaaaacaaaatgaaggtTATGGTATTTTTCAGTATGCAAATGAAACAATCGCTCGTGAAGCTATGAATACACTTAACAGGTCACCATTAGGGCCTGGAGTTGTTATTGTTGCTCATGTACCATCATTTATGAGAAAACAATTAAGACTGAGAGACATTGATCCTGTGTCAACGCAAACTGTGGAACAATCTTCAGAGTGTCCTGATAGTTCACAGCACGGTAGAGGTACACAAACTACAGTGTCTCATGATACCCAAAACATTTTTACCATGCCAACCAGTTCCAGTATTGGACAACCTCAAATGACTTTGCCTACTGCACTGCTACAGTCTCCAAGAATTTCTACATTTTCTGGAAATGCAAGTAACAAGTCTGATGTTAGTTTTGAAGCCTGGAAGTATGAAGTGGAATGTTTGATAGGAACACACACTGCTGATGTTTTGTTACCTGCTATAAAGAGGTCACTCAGAGGTCAGCCAGGAGAGATTGTGATGCGTATGGGTTCCAGTGCTACTATACAGTCAATCTTTTCTAAATTAGAAGGCATCTATGGTGTTGTTGAGAGTGGCGCAACTCTGTTACAACAAGTTTACAACAGTGTGCAGAGGGAAGGAGAATCTGTTGCTGATTTTGGTTGTCGTCTTGAGTTAGCCATTCATAAAGCCAAGGAGCGTGGAGGAATAGCTGCTGCTGCTATTGACGAGACTCTTAGAACTGTGTATTGGAGAGGACTAAGAAATGAACAGATAAAGAATGTTGCAAGACATGAGTATAGAAGTtgtgaaacttttgataaaCTACTACAGGTAGTGAGACTTGCAGAGGAACAGGTAAACAAGACAGTGCTGATAACGCCCACACTACTCAGCAAAGCTCAGCAGTCAGTAGTTTCTGAGCAAGTGAAACAAGAGTCAGCATCAGAGATTGCAGCATTACGCAATACCATAGAAAGTCTGACAACACGTTTGACACTCCTTGAAAAGAAAGATAGTACGTCTTCTACAGAAAGAGGAAGGCCACGTGAGCGTAGATCAGCAAGAAATCGTGGTACCTGTTACAATTGTGGTGATGAAGGACACTATGCAAGGAACTGTCCAAAATCTAGGAAGTCGTTTAAACAGACTCATGATTTTCAGCCTACAAGAGGTCCTCCATCAACAGGAACACAGCGACCAGTAAGTAATAAATGGACTCAAAGCCCAAAAGACATATTACTTGGTAGTGCTAGTGTTATGGACAGAATTGTTGGTGAAGCCAATGAAGAGACTGCTTTTGTAAATGGTATATCTTGTAAGAGTTTGATCGACACTGGCTCTCAGGTTACCACTATTAGTGAGTCGTTCTACAAAGAGCATTTGTCTGACATTTGCATTCAGCCATTGGCAGACTTATTGTCCATTGAAGGTGCTGGTGGTCAGAACATACCATACCTTGGTTATATATTATTAGAGATAACTTTTCCATCAGAAGCTTTTTGTTGTGAAGATTCTTTTGATGTATTGACACTTGTAGTTTCTGATAACAGCTACAACAGTAGAGTGCCACTTACAGTAGGTACCAACCTAATGAGTGAATGTAGACAGTACTGCCGGCAGAAGTGTGGGTCAAAGTTCATTGGGCTTACAGTGATGTCAACTGCTTGGAAGACTGCCTACAGCCGCCTGAATGCAAGGGATCGTTTTAGTGGAAGAAAGGGGCGTATTGGTCTAGTGAAAGCCAGTTCAAAGGAACCAGTGAAGATATTACTTACTAGTAGCTGTTATCAGGAACTACAAATAGATCACAAAGGGTGTTTGTCAATGGTATTTTGTCAagtatcattcaaacaaatacGGGTTCTCCTCAGGGTTGCGTTCTGTCTCCTCTGTTGTACATCCTTTATACTGACGATTGTAGAAGTACACATGAAGGTAGCCATCTTGTTAagtttgctgacgatagtgcTCTGCTTACACTTCTACAGGGATCAGAATGTCATCATGGTCCGCTCTTAGTGAGTTTGTTGAGTGGTGTGATAATTCGTATCTAAacttaaatgttaagaaaaactaaggaaatgataattgattttaggaggCAAGAACGCAACCCTCCGACGTCCATTGTTCACGATCAAGAAGTCGAGATTGTTTTGAAGTATACATACcttggttcaatatttgacaacaaattgaaatgggatcataacaccgatgctatactgaagaaggggcagcaaagattgtactttttaaggaaactgcgttcattcatggttgatagacaaattttatctcttttttataaatcttacattgaaagcgttatctcattttcattcatttgttggtatcaaaatctgtctgttaaaaacaaaacttcacttgatagaattgtttcacttagctcaaaactaattggtataccccagagaagtctttctacgtttcataatcagcaagtactcaggaaaacccgctcaattcttttgtctagtgatcacattttatcagcagagttcAACACACTTCCTCTGGTCGGCGTTTTAGATAccggcttgcaggtcaaaccggcgcaagttgtcattcattccaaccgctgtgcggcttttaaatgattcctaaACTGTTTTTGTATAGTCCTGCATCTcctaccattttgtaaatttgtattatatatttttgatgttgtatttgagcacgctttttaattgcccgtgtttgggataaataaagttctattgaattgaattgcaTTGAATTACCTGGTCAATTTACTGTGCTTGATGGTGTGACAAAATCTGGTCCGAAAGGAGATGAGTATACTGTCGTCTTAGAGCCTGTTAGTGAAACTGGCCTATCAGAAAGTCTAATGATTAGTCCTACTGCTGTGATAATGAAATGTTATGATAGAAAATGCAATGTTCCTGTACAAGTGTACAACATTTCAGCAAAGCCTTTTACAGTTAGACCAGGAGATGTACTTGGTTAAGTGTACACAGTCACATGGGCATGACAACTTTCCAGCTATGAGGCATTGTGTCAGCGACAGTCTGTGAGTGGTCCTATTGCAGTTGTTAATGATGTTAACTCTACTCTATCCAGCTCTCAATTCATGAGTAGTAAGTCATCAACAAAGGAACAGAAACTTGTTTTTGACCTTAGTGACTCTCCATTGCATTAAACACAAAAGAGACAGGCATATCAGCTACTAAACAGAATGTGTCCGGTATTTgctgaaaatgatgatgatttgGGTTACACTACAGCTGTAGAGCACAGAATACCTCTTATTGATGATCAGCCATTTCGAGAACGATATCGTAGAATACCGCCCTCACAGTATGATGAGCTGCAGAAGTTGTTACAGAGCATGCTTGATGTAATGTAATATGAGAGTCGCATAGTCCTTATGCATCTCTTTTTTTTAAGTTCACAAAAAAGATGATTCTACACGTGTTTGCATCGATTATAGAAAACTTAATGCAAAAATATCCAAGATTCGTATGCGCTGCCTAGAATTGAAGTCTTTAGATGCACTTAGTGGTTCACAGTTTTCATCCATAAATCTGAAGAGTGGATACTGGCAAATTGTGTAGCAGAAGAAGACAAGCCAAAGACAGCCTTTGTGACACTACTTGGTTTCTTTGAGGCAATAGAATGCTATTTGGGTTGATAAATGCTCCCAGTACATTTCAACGTCTTGGAGAAGTGCCTGGTAGATTACAACTTTAAGCAATGTCTAGTCTACTTGGATAACATTTTAGTGTTTTcagctaacttttgatgacacTTGTAGAGACTTGAAGTCATATTAGAACATTTACAGTCTTATGGTTTGAAAGTCAAGTTGTAAAAATGTCAGTTCTtcataaaagaaataaaatacctTGGACATGTGGTCTCTGAAGTGGGAATAAAGACTGACCCTGAGAAGGTTGCAACTTTAAAGACGTGGCTAGTTCCGAAAAAGTCAAGGAAGTAAAGTCGTTCGTTGGATTTGCTGGTTACTACAGGCGTTTTGTTGAAGGATTGTCAAAGATTTGTAAACCCCTGCATGCACTGATGGGAGGTCAGCCAATACAGATAGAAAAGAAGCTTCACAGTAAAAGCCAAGAGTCATCTGAGATGTTGATAAAGTGGACCGAAGAGTGTCAGACTGCATGTGAAATCCAGATAGAGAGGCTTACATCTCAACCTACTCTGGCATTTGGAGACTACAGCCTACCCTTTGAATTACACATTGATGCATGTTTTACAGGGCTTGGGGCAGCCCTCTACCAAGAGCAGGATGGAAGGAAACGAGTGATAGCATATGCTAGTAGAAGCCTTTCCAAGAGTGAGAGAAACTACCAAGCACATAAACTGGAATTCTTAGCATTAAAATGGTCTGTAactgaaaagtttcatgattaCTTGACAATGTATGGTAACAGATTTAAAGTAGTAACAGACAACAACCCACCTACATAGGTAATGACATCTGCAAAgctggatagatagatagcttgCTGCATCGTCAATGTATGATTTGACCTCAGAGTATCGTCAAGGACAGAGAAATGGTCTTGCTGTTTTATCACACAGACCACATGACAGTGAGCTGTCTGAGGACAAATTAAAGACTACAGAAGATGTGATTCAAGCTGTTTGTCACTATCACACTCAAGGTATTGATTGTAAACAGGCCGTAGATACAGCACCAGTCCTTATCAACACACTATGTGCCACTCCAGATGGTGTACCAAAGACTTTGGAAGAGACTTTGCCTTGGCCAGGTGTAGAGCCATTGCCGGTCATACCATGGATGAATGGAAATATTATCAAGAGGAAGATGATGCAATTGGCAGAATCTGTGATCTGAAAATGGGGAGTAGAAGCCCAAGTATAAGAGAAAGATAATCAGAATCGCCAGATGTACAGCTATTACTGAAGGAGTGGGATCGTCTATGTTGGCGAAATGGAGTGTTACATCGTTGTCATAAAACTGTAGATGGCCAGAACACGTTCCAGTTGGTTTTACCCAAAGCCTTCAGAAGTAGAGCTATGGAAGGAGTTCATGATCAGATTGGACATCTTGGAAAAGAACGGACATTAGATCTACTGAGAACTCGCTTTTATTGGCCAAAGATGTCTCAAGATGTAGATGCCAAGattgaaaattgtaaacagTGTATTTTGCGTAAATCAACGGGAAGACAAGTGATAGCACCATTGGTAAATGTGCGTACTTCTCAGCCCATGGAGTTAGTTTGTATGGACTACTTAACTCTTGAAGAGTCTAAAGGAGGAATTGCCAATATCCTGATGATTACTGATCATTTTACTTGTTATGCTGTTGCCATGCCAACCAAGAACCAGACCGCTAGAACCACTGCAAGAGTATTGTTTGATCATTTCCTGGTCCATTACGGATTTCCAGCAAGATTACATTCTGACAGAGGACGGAACTTTGAATCCGGAGTGATAAGTGAGCTTTGTAAGATAGTTGGTATTGTCAAATGAGAACGACACCATACCACCCACAAGGGAATGGACAGGTGGAACGCTTTAACAGGACGCTTTTGATCATGCTTGGTACATTGACAGATGAGAAGAAACAAGATTGGAAGTCATATGTTCCACCATTAGTACATGCATATAACTGTACAAAGAATGATGCTACAGGATACGCACCTTACTATCTGATGTTTGGAAGACATCCACGCTTACCTATTGATGTTTGCATGGGTATTGAGCCTGATAATGAAGAACAGATAGGTCACCATGAGTATGCTGAATCGTTGAGGAAGAGACTCAGTTATGCCTATGAACTTGCATCGAAAGCAGCTGAGAAGGCAGCTACAAGTAACAAGAATCGATATGACAGGAAATCTCGTGAGGCTATACTCAGACCAGGTGACCGTGTACTAGTCAAGAATGTCAGGATCAGAGGAAAGCAGAAGTTGGCCAATATTTGGGAAAGTCAGCCTTATAGAGTTGTCAAACAGTGCGATCCAGACCTACCCGTTTATGTGGTTTGTCCAGAGAATAAACAGGGAAGGAAACGTACATTACACAGAAACCTGTTATTACCATGTTCGGCACTGCCATGGCCTGAAACTCTTCAGCAGGACAGAGAGCTTGTGCctcagaaacaaaaaaaagcAAGAGAAGAGAGTTCGTTGAAAGAGATATCTGTAGTTACCATAGTGATGAAACTTCAGACGGCTCATCAGAAGAGGATTATGAGGTAGTTATAGTACCCTCTGTTGCGCCTGTGTTTCatcatgataattttgaacctgACAACGTTGATATTGTCCCAGCAGATTTACAACAACTGATGTCCAGAATGTTGATaacctttcaaatgatataCCAGATGCAACATAATTTTCAAAGGGTAGTATTCACCGTGCAGATGAAGATAGTCACATTGACACTGAAGATGTCAAGGCAGGGGATGATGAACCACTAGAGGACGTTGCATCAGAAGCCCATAAATCAACGTTGAGAAGATCATCTAGAGCCATGAAACCACCAGAACGTCTTACTTTTTCACATTCACATGTAAAACCTGATTGGGTGATCAGAGCAGAATTTCTTGCATCTATGAAAACTCAGTTTTCTGAAGAGTCGAGTAATATTTGTAAAGCAATTATTGATATTGTGTCCAAAGTATAACTTGTGTATAGTGATATAATTGAGATATctttcagagtttttgtttgtttgtttatttttcatgatttttgtatGTTTATGACGGGACGTCATTCTGTAAACCAGGGGAGAATGTAGAGCATGATGTAATGCATCCTTTGTCATGTAAATTCTATAGCATgtacagcgccaccagtggTACTTTGATACTTAGTCTGTGTATTCATTCAGTGTGTGTAGTAACAAGATGGCGGATGCAGTGACACCATACAGTGTACGCTCTGAGTGAGTGAGACATCCAGTCTCTAATCCAAGCCATCCGGCCTAAATTGATGTACTGCCATGAAGATATGTAACTAAAGCAATTCATGCTTCAGTTCGGAACaagtttgtcagtgttttggtaatttatggtCCATAGGAAGTCTTCGATGAATCTGTTCCATATAGTGCCATTGACGCCCGTTCATGCTGTGTTGCAACTCATGAAGAAGTGTCATTTAGTCTGGTAAATATAACTGAACTTGATATAACACAGTTGCAGTTTGTAACATACCTTCAATTCGAACGCTATGCTGCCGTCATTGACATTGTGAGACGTTTGGAAAGAGAGTAACTTTCtctgttttgtgttgttttgagAAGTTGCCGAACACAAAGAAACGAGTAACTCAGCcatgtgcattatgcaaattagcaaaagtTGAGAAACAGACTTTCGCTTGCTGTTGACTTTATTACCTGAGTATATACGTTCGTCCAAGTACTGTATCCTGTAATATTAGTCGCTGATACCGAGAAGTCAGTTTGCTGTCAGTTCAAAGGAAGATTTCCGTGTATCTGAACACTAAAGCCATAGAGTACCAGCAGTTGGAAGCCTATACGAGTGCTGTTGTGTTTGTTCATGACTGTAGAGCATCGTTGAATTATCTGCTTGGAACTCTGTCAACAGGTTTATGTAGTCTTTTTATGTTGACTCACACTAAATGCCTGTTATCAGTTtagatattttcttttgaaaagtgTGTCGAGTGGAACAATATTGTGTGCTTATACAGAAAGTTTCATGTATTGAACTCAGAGATACTGTAATACCTTTTTCTTGGtaataattaatttgatatatcattAATTTTACCATTTGCTTCAGTGTGTTATTTTATGTTTAGTATACAGCAACACCTACGCGAGCAAAAGCCCCTACGACCATGCACAAGTCAGAAAGCTCCCAGTCCCAGTACAAAATTTAATTATGAAACGTCATGATAGCAGTTTGCTTGTACGTATGGCTTACACAATATATTTACTAAAAGAATAGGGTGTTATAGAATACTTCTCGACATCTTATCATGTGCTGAAATGCCTTCATAAGCTTATGGTTATTTACAGAAAACACACTGTTTCACCACTTAATTGTGGTTTTTTGTTCGGCTTCTTTGCCTTCACCGTCCTTCTGTGTCCTTCCATTTCCATTTACTTTTACTGGAAAGTTTACcatacaaacacaacaaaaatactggaaaatgcAAAGAACATTAAAGCTGGCAGACATTTAGCTGTGAGCCTACAACTCTTTTCCTGATTTTCAACGTCCGTTTACAGTCGAAAGTCAATCGACACAGTCTCTATTGAAGAAGGTGTTCTACTTGGTAACTGTGTGGTTTTTTGCACATATTCACTTTTGGTATCTAGTTAATCGACCAGCCAGTGACCAGCATAACCGTGTTTCTGAGTATCTCAAGTGCGTACAATATCTTACCATCTGTAATGTGTTGCGATAATTCAAAAAGCATGTCACGGAATGGATCACTCTTACTTTCACGTAATTGAATCGGTATTTGTTCAGGGTTATGTTGTACATTGTGTTGTGTGTCTTCATTGCCACTTCGAATGGGATCAGATGACATCCCTGTCAAAGATAAGTAAAGAAAAACATAAGATGAATTACTTCAATTACATTAGGGTTTAAATGTTTATATACCTTACCGCACTATTTGCATATAGCCACCAACAGGCAAATTTAGGCAGTGAACACGATATCTGGGTTGTTTCTTTTCAAGTGTATTGCCTTTATTGGTAAAAGTAAGACAATGGCGCAGATAAATTAGATTTTAGTGATTGGGCAGTGTCAGTCGGACGGTCTAACAACTCCAATTCAAGAGGTCATGACCTAACACCAGctgttttattgtcattttactACATGAGAAAGTGGTCAAATTAATGCACgcctaaaattatttttaaagtcAGGCTTCAATTACCTGAACACATAGATTAAAACTACATATTTACGTAATGTACATATCTCGATGTATACATTATACAACCCTTATGCGGTAGAGCTTGTATTTCATATGAAGACTTCAAGCTCGGAATGAAACAGTTCATTAAACTGATGCGGTATTAAGGATTCTTAGAAAGTAGATTAATGAAATCATATCAGAAATTTAAATGGAGATTCATAGATGTTGTGTCGAAATATGACACTCTTTTCCTCAACTGATGATTGACACTATTCCTGGTTTTAATAACCACAACTTGGTAACTTTGCCGAGTTACACTTATTTTGTCTCTTTTGGCTTGACTAGTGTAGCATGCTGGCAGGGTTCGTTTACCTAATCAAGACACCTTGTACCATCACTAAGCAGTGGTCCTGGTGACCATGGGTAGTCACTTGCCTTGACAAGGAATGAACAATAGATTCCGTGGTAAAGTAGCTAAAAAGACATTGTTCACTGTGCGTCATGTAAAGCAATGCTACGTATACCCTCTCTCAAGCTACATACAACTCTGTCTCACCAATCTCCGCACAGAGATTGTAGTGAGGCGTGGATTATCATAATCAAGCTGGGAGGACTCAACGACTCAGAGACTCTCTAACGTGGTAAGAATTATCCACGCCGCAGTACAGTCTCTGTGTGGAGATTTTACTATCGCTACGGACACCAACCAAATGGAATGATCCAGGATTACAcaatattatttgaatgatttAAAAGGAAATTCCTCATAACTTACTTTGCAGCCAggtaagtattgtaaatttaatTTACAGTAACACAAACTAA belongs to Ptychodera flava strain L36383 chromosome 17, AS_Pfla_20210202, whole genome shotgun sequence and includes:
- the LOC139116593 gene encoding uncharacterized protein, with translation MLGTLTDEKKQDWKSYVPPLVHAYNCTKNDATGYAPYYLMFGRHPRLPIDVCMGIEPDNEEQIGHHEYAESLRKRLSYAYELASKAAEKAATSNKNRYDRKSREAILRPGDRVLVKNVRIRGKQKLANIWESQPYRVVKQCDPDLPVYVVCPENKQGRKRTLHRNLLLPCSALPWPETLQQDRELVPQKQKKAREESSLKEISVVTIVMKLQTAHQKRIMR